The genomic stretch TGACTCCGGCGTAAAAAGCCGAAATAGATGCATAGATAAAACCCGCCACGCCGTCCAGAAAGCCCAGTTTGAAAAAATACCTTACTCCGAACTCGTACGGTATTCTGAAAAAAGCGCTGACAGGAAATTTCTTTCCTTTTTGAAATTTCTCGCGCGCGATCATTGAAGTGTAAAGATTGAATTTTTGAAAATAGGCGGACAGGTCCCTGTAACTCCGGTGCTCTATGTGTCCTTTGAGTTTCCCTGTTCTGCCTCTTACCGCCACAGACTCGTGCACGGCTTCAGCGCCGAACCCCGCGGTATTTTTGTTGAATAACCGTATATGCTTTTCACCGCCAAGTCCCCCGAAACGCAAACGGCGGTTCATAAAAAAATTGTGAAAAGGTATATTATACGCGGCAATGGCGGGATTGGAAGACAACGCGAGGATCTCATCCCTCAGCTCATCCGAAACCCTTTCGTCCGCGTCAATATTCAATACCCATTCATTGGAAGTTTTTGAAACGGCAAAATCCTTGAGCGGCCCGAAACCCAGCCATTCCGACTGAGATATTTTATCCGTGTATTTTTTACAAATATCAACGGTACCGTCGGAACTTCCGGTGTCGACGACAATTATCTCATCCGCCCACCTGATGCTTTCAAGACAGCCGGCTATCCTGGCTTCCTCATTTAGCGCGATCACAATAACGCTGACTTTCATAAATCTCCTTTCAATATCTTTTCCGTGCTTTCCGCGAATTTCACGGGATCAAACATGTCTTCCGCCCTCTCCGCCGCCGCCCTGCCCATTGATATGCGCGCGGAGTCGTCTTTGAGCAGGCGTTCAATTGCCACCGCCATTGCCGCGGGATCATCCGGGGCGACGATCAGGCCGCTGACGCCGTCTTCCACCAGTTCACTCAAACATCCGGCCGTTGTGGCCACAAGAGGCTTTCCGCAAGCCATCCATTCCGCGGCAACGCGCGAAACAGCTTCGGAGCCGGAAGAGGCTATAACGCCTATATCGCTCGCTCTCATATAAGATCCCGCATCATCCGCAAAACCCGTGAACACAATATTTCCGACGGCGTGCTTTTCCGCAAACGCTTTAAGCTGATTTATTTTAACATTTTTTTCTCCGCCTATCACATAGAAAAAAACATCCGGAAAACTCATCGCGACGATCGCGGCGGCCTTTATAAAAGTTTCATGGCCTTTGACCGGATCCAGGCGGCCCACAATGCTCACATTGTGTTTTCCGGCGAGCTTGGCGGGAACGGCGCTGTCGGTAAAATTCATATCCATGCCCTGACGCACCACATTTATTTTTCCGGGAGGTAAACCTTTGTTCACAAAATCGTCTTTTATGAATTCCGCAGCCGCTA from Candidatus Omnitrophota bacterium encodes the following:
- a CDS encoding glycosyltransferase family 2 protein → MKVSVIVIALNEEARIAGCLESIRWADEIIVVDTGSSDGTVDICKKYTDKISQSEWLGFGPLKDFAVSKTSNEWVLNIDADERVSDELRDEILALSSNPAIAAYNIPFHNFFMNRRLRFGGLGGEKHIRLFNKNTAGFGAEAVHESVAVRGRTGKLKGHIEHRSYRDLSAYFQKFNLYTSMIAREKFQKGKKFPVSAFFRIPYEFGVRYFFKLGFLDGVAGFIYASISAFYAGVKYFKLYELTTGLKE
- a CDS encoding glycosyltransferase family 4 protein — its product is MRQRPGSDQNRGHRGAEMNIAVLDFERWDSGITSYALAAAEGLKNKGHKIIFVGLEGKPPADSAEKRGVKTAWFSSAASIFDLMKLISAEGIECLNPHDGRSHMLCAMAKILTKARPRLVRTYADARPVGKHGYLWNTTDAFIAAAEFIKDDFVNKGLPPGKINVVRQGMDMNFTDSAVPAKLAGKHNVSIVGRLDPVKGHETFIKAAAIVAMSFPDVFFYVIGGEKNVKINQLKAFAEKHAVGNIVFTGFADDAGSYMRASDIGVIASSGSEAVSRVAAEWMACGKPLVATTAGCLSELVEDGVSGLIVAPDDPAAMAVAIERLLKDDSARISMGRAAAERAEDMFDPVKFAESTEKILKGDL